A section of the Piliocolobus tephrosceles isolate RC106 unplaced genomic scaffold, ASM277652v3 unscaffolded_36574, whole genome shotgun sequence genome encodes:
- the LOC113222941 gene encoding translin has translation FSCRFHEHWRFVLQRLVFLAAFVVYLETETLVTREAVTEILGIEPDREKGFHLDVEDYLSGVLILASELSRLSVNSVTAGDYSRPLHISTFINELDSGFRLLNLKNDSLRKRYDGLKYDVKKVEEVVYDLSIRGFNKETAAACVEK, from the exons TTTTCATGCAGATTTCATGAGCACTGGAGGTTTGTGTTGCAGCGCTTGGTCTTCTTGGCAGCATTTGTTGTGTATTTGGAAACAGAAACACTAGTGACTCGAGAAGCAGTTACAGAAATTCTTGGCA TTGAGCCAGATCGGGAGAAAGGTTTTCATCTGGATGTAGAAGATTATCTCTCAGGAGTTCTAATTCTTGCCAGTGAACTG TCAAGGCTGTCTGTCAACAGCGTGACTGCTGGAGACTACTCCCGACCCCTCCACATCTCCACCTTCATCAATGAGCTGGATTCCGGTTTCCGCCTTCTCAACCTGAAAAATGACTCCCTGAGGAAGCGCTACGACGGATTGAAATATGACGTGAAGAAAGTAGAGGAGGTGGTCTATGATCTCTCCATCCGGGGCTTCAATAAGGAGACGGCAGCAGCTTGTGTTGAAAAATAG